The following are encoded together in the Bradyrhizobium sp. CCGUVB1N3 genome:
- a CDS encoding glycosyltransferase family 39 protein — MTALRIVYASMLELRTDEAYYWTWSKEAALSFLDHPPGIAWLIRFGTTIFGDTPLGVRFGGIVAMLVTQCLLADIVRRVTRDARAIVFALLMPEAALYYGLLMSKVAPDVAMIPVAVAMFWSLVRLTESGDGRWWLAAGFFAGLSLLSKFTAIMFLPAVAAFALVPDWRWRWLRSPYPYLAVLIAIAVFSPVLIWNAQHDWASFRFQGVRATANYGISWRTIGDYIGLQFGLVGFVLLPVVLSGLTLTAWRGYRTREPVAILLSTAVLVPFLYFLWKSLTLRVGETWPMFMWPVGFAAAAINLVSLRREGWSERMTRSANFWANTAVTTGIAFVVAVFLYYMVAPWNFLGKIDPIGAEAGYDEVAARAQAQLDKTGATWIATTDYRTYAMLRWLFRGRVPVIEINERGRFQDFADPGIDRIRGHAGLYVGREPDNHLPLWNSLPVTREPLEQVDRHWRGLVMDTYALEKLTGWTPELSPPKDSPLFWWRVLAGDVATRALA, encoded by the coding sequence ATGACGGCTTTGCGCATCGTCTATGCCTCGATGCTCGAGTTGCGCACCGACGAGGCCTACTACTGGACCTGGTCAAAGGAAGCTGCGCTGAGCTTCCTCGATCATCCCCCGGGCATTGCCTGGCTGATCCGCTTCGGCACCACGATCTTCGGCGACACGCCTCTCGGCGTCCGCTTCGGCGGCATCGTGGCGATGCTGGTCACGCAGTGCCTGCTCGCCGACATCGTGCGCCGTGTCACCCGCGACGCGCGTGCGATCGTGTTCGCGCTGTTGATGCCGGAGGCGGCGCTCTATTACGGGCTGCTGATGTCCAAGGTCGCGCCCGACGTCGCGATGATCCCCGTCGCGGTCGCGATGTTCTGGTCGCTGGTGCGGCTGACAGAGAGCGGCGACGGCCGCTGGTGGCTCGCTGCCGGATTTTTCGCGGGGCTCTCGCTGCTGTCCAAATTCACCGCGATCATGTTCCTGCCCGCGGTGGCCGCCTTCGCGCTGGTGCCGGATTGGCGCTGGCGCTGGCTGCGCAGCCCCTATCCCTATCTCGCCGTGCTGATCGCGATAGCCGTGTTCTCCCCGGTCCTGATCTGGAACGCGCAGCACGATTGGGCCTCGTTCCGCTTCCAGGGCGTGCGCGCGACCGCGAATTACGGCATCTCCTGGCGCACCATCGGCGACTACATCGGCCTGCAATTCGGTCTGGTCGGCTTCGTCCTGCTGCCGGTGGTGCTGTCCGGCCTGACGCTGACGGCGTGGCGTGGCTACCGCACGCGCGAGCCGGTCGCGATCCTGCTTTCGACCGCGGTGCTGGTGCCGTTCCTCTACTTCCTCTGGAAATCGCTCACCTTGCGGGTCGGCGAGACCTGGCCGATGTTCATGTGGCCGGTCGGGTTCGCCGCTGCGGCCATCAATCTCGTGAGCTTGCGGCGCGAGGGCTGGTCCGAGCGGATGACGAGATCGGCAAACTTCTGGGCCAACACGGCCGTCACGACCGGCATTGCCTTCGTCGTCGCCGTGTTTCTCTACTACATGGTCGCGCCCTGGAATTTCCTCGGCAAGATCGATCCGATCGGCGCCGAAGCCGGCTATGACGAGGTCGCGGCGCGCGCCCAAGCGCAGCTCGACAAGACCGGTGCGACCTGGATCGCGACGACGGACTATCGCACCTACGCCATGCTGCGCTGGCTGTTTAGGGGGCGCGTGCCGGTCATCGAGATCAACGAGCGCGGCCGCTTCCAGGATTTCGCTGATCCCGGCATCGACCGGATCCGCGGCCATGCCGGCCTCTATGTCGGACGCGAGCCCGACAATCATCTGCCGCTGTGGAATTCACTGCCCGTCACACGCGAGCCGCTCGAACAGGTCGACCGCCATTGGCGCGGCCTCGTGATGGACACCTACGCGCTGGAAAAGCTCACCGGCTGGACCCCGGAGCTGTCCCCGCCAAAGGACTCGCCGCTGTTTTGGTGGCGCGTGCTGGCGGGAGACGTAGCGACACGAGCGCTCGCGTAG
- a CDS encoding adenylate/guanylate cyclase domain-containing protein, with protein sequence MATTLARFSELFRSTSIRQVRLVCGVILFAYVVSHFLNHALGNISVEAMQTGVYYHVLFWQFLPVAILFYTAALLHAGLGVFALYQRRQFRWKTVEPLQLVLGLSIPALVMAHLIGVRLAHTLYGHEKLYPQELYLFFVASSARLWQMTILLVVAWIHGCIGLYFWLRMKSFFQRAAPWLLSAAVLIPTLAMLGIYQGGRSVAADSDDADWRAANLTQRQVGTVAQDHTLNRITGGLTFGYLGLLGIVLLARGVRGLRERRGGMIALSYGNGKTVRVPKGLSVLEASLRHNVPHASVCGGRARCSTCRIRVIGDHGILPEPSQREAFVLARVGTTDPSIRLACQLRPTCDLSFFQLFTPHTAASTEGSTPARIGQERYLVSLFVDMRGSTQLAEKRLPFDTVFIVNRFLGAVSQAVIENGGQPNQFVGDGMLALFGLAANPQTACRQALRAAGSIASHVDELNELLSHDLRQPIRFGIGIHGGEVIIGDIGYRDHIVFTALGDAVNVAARLQDMTKALACEAIASDEVRHTAGLAEDALPQQEVAIRGRDEPMTVRVIADARLLAGLVDREERAAA encoded by the coding sequence ATGGCAACCACTCTCGCACGATTTTCCGAACTCTTCCGCAGCACCAGCATTCGCCAGGTGCGGCTGGTCTGCGGCGTCATCCTGTTTGCCTATGTGGTCAGCCATTTCCTCAACCACGCACTCGGCAATATCTCGGTCGAGGCCATGCAGACGGGCGTCTATTACCACGTCCTGTTCTGGCAGTTCCTGCCGGTCGCGATCCTGTTCTACACCGCGGCATTGCTGCATGCCGGGCTCGGCGTCTTCGCGCTGTATCAGCGCCGGCAGTTCCGCTGGAAGACGGTCGAGCCGCTACAGCTCGTGCTAGGCCTCAGCATCCCCGCGCTGGTAATGGCGCATCTGATCGGCGTGCGGCTCGCCCATACGCTGTATGGACATGAGAAGCTCTATCCGCAGGAGCTCTATCTGTTCTTCGTCGCGTCCTCCGCCCGGCTGTGGCAGATGACGATCCTGCTGGTCGTCGCCTGGATCCATGGCTGCATCGGGCTCTATTTCTGGCTGCGCATGAAGTCGTTCTTCCAGCGTGCCGCACCCTGGCTGCTCTCCGCAGCCGTGCTGATCCCGACGCTGGCGATGCTCGGCATCTACCAGGGCGGACGCAGCGTCGCTGCAGACAGCGACGATGCGGACTGGCGCGCGGCCAATCTGACCCAGCGCCAGGTCGGCACCGTCGCGCAAGACCACACGCTCAACCGCATCACCGGCGGGCTGACGTTCGGCTATCTCGGCCTGCTCGGCATCGTGCTGCTCGCGCGCGGCGTGCGGGGCCTGCGCGAGCGCCGCGGCGGCATGATCGCGCTGTCCTACGGCAACGGCAAGACGGTGCGCGTGCCCAAGGGCCTCAGCGTGCTGGAGGCGAGCCTGCGCCACAACGTGCCGCATGCCAGCGTCTGCGGCGGCCGCGCGCGCTGCTCGACCTGCCGCATCCGCGTGATCGGCGATCATGGCATCCTCCCCGAGCCCTCGCAGCGCGAAGCCTTCGTGCTTGCGCGCGTCGGCACCACCGATCCCTCCATTCGCCTCGCCTGCCAGCTGCGGCCAACCTGCGATCTCTCCTTCTTCCAATTGTTCACGCCGCACACCGCGGCAAGCACGGAAGGCTCAACGCCGGCGCGGATCGGCCAGGAGCGCTATCTCGTCAGCCTGTTCGTGGACATGCGCGGCTCGACCCAGCTTGCCGAGAAGCGGCTGCCGTTCGACACCGTCTTCATCGTCAACCGTTTCCTGGGCGCAGTCTCGCAGGCGGTGATCGAGAATGGCGGCCAGCCGAACCAGTTCGTCGGCGACGGCATGCTGGCGCTGTTTGGCCTGGCCGCCAATCCGCAAACCGCCTGCCGCCAGGCGCTGCGCGCAGCCGGCAGCATCGCCAGCCATGTCGACGAGCTCAACGAGCTTCTGAGCCATGATCTGCGCCAGCCGATCCGCTTCGGCATCGGCATTCACGGCGGCGAAGTCATCATCGGCGATATCGGCTATCGCGATCACATCGTATTCACCGCGCTCGGTGACGCCGTCAACGTCGCGGCGCGGTTGCAGGACATGACCAAGGCGCTCGCCTGCGAAGCCATCGCCTCCGACGAGGTCCGCCATACCGCCGGCCTTGCCGAGGACGCGCTGCCGCAGCAGGAGGTCGCGATCCGCGGCCGCGACGAGCCGATGACAGTGCGCGTCATCGCCGATGCACGGCTGCTCGCCGGCCTGGTCGATCGCGAAGAACGCGCCGCGGCCTGA
- a CDS encoding molybdopterin-dependent oxidoreductase, with amino-acid sequence MIDRRDLLKGAGLAAVAATLSSTKALALDTVTLPFANGERPLVRYPQKRPMIGLTSRPPQLETPFAIFNDGPLTPNNAFFVRYHLSDLPYNLDPDKFTLEVKGKVDKQLKLSLTDIRKMKATEIVAVNQCSGNSRGFSDPRVAGGQLGNGAMGNARWRGVPLKAVLEMAGVQAGAKQVTFNGMDGPVSDKTPDFVKALDLDHATDGEVMLAYGMNGEDLPFLNGFPLRLIVPGYYGTYWVKHLNEITVIDNVYDGFWMKSAYRIPDTPCNCVEPGTAPKATIPINRFTIRSFITSVADGARLKAGRTTLRGIAFDGGTGIKEVSVSIDGGKNWTPAKLGKDLGKYSFREWKLPVKLTAGPVELKVRATSIGGETQPDTPRWNPAGYLRNVVETVRVTVA; translated from the coding sequence ATGATCGACAGACGCGACCTGCTCAAAGGAGCAGGACTTGCCGCGGTCGCGGCCACACTGAGCTCGACCAAGGCGTTGGCACTGGACACCGTGACCCTGCCCTTCGCCAATGGCGAGCGGCCGCTGGTGAGATATCCGCAGAAGCGGCCGATGATCGGCCTGACCAGCCGGCCACCGCAGCTCGAGACGCCGTTCGCGATCTTCAACGACGGCCCGCTCACGCCGAACAACGCGTTCTTCGTCCGCTATCACCTCTCCGACCTCCCCTACAATCTCGATCCCGACAAGTTCACGCTCGAGGTCAAGGGCAAGGTCGACAAGCAACTCAAGCTGTCGCTGACGGACATCCGCAAGATGAAGGCGACCGAGATCGTCGCCGTCAACCAGTGCTCCGGCAACAGCCGCGGCTTCTCCGATCCGCGCGTCGCCGGCGGTCAGCTCGGCAACGGCGCGATGGGCAACGCGCGCTGGCGCGGCGTGCCGCTCAAGGCCGTGCTCGAGATGGCCGGCGTGCAGGCCGGCGCCAAGCAGGTCACCTTCAACGGCATGGATGGCCCGGTCAGCGACAAGACGCCGGACTTCGTCAAGGCGCTCGACCTTGATCACGCAACCGACGGCGAGGTCATGCTGGCCTATGGCATGAACGGCGAGGACCTGCCGTTCCTCAACGGCTTCCCGCTGCGCCTCATCGTGCCCGGCTATTACGGCACCTACTGGGTCAAGCACCTCAACGAGATCACCGTCATCGACAACGTCTACGACGGCTTCTGGATGAAGTCGGCCTATCGCATCCCCGACACGCCCTGCAATTGCGTCGAGCCGGGAACCGCGCCGAAGGCAACGATCCCGATCAACCGTTTCACCATCCGCTCCTTCATCACAAGCGTCGCCGATGGCGCCAGGCTGAAGGCCGGCCGCACCACGCTACGCGGCATCGCCTTCGACGGCGGCACAGGCATCAAGGAGGTCTCGGTCTCGATCGACGGCGGGAAGAACTGGACGCCGGCCAAGCTCGGCAAGGATCTCGGCAAATACTCCTTCCGCGAATGGAAGCTGCCGGTGAAGCTCACGGCCGGCCCGGTCGAGCTGAAGGTGCGCGCGACCAGCATTGGCGGCGAAACCCAGCCGGACACACCGCGCTGGAACCCTGCCGGCTACTTGCGCAACGTCGTCGAAACCGTCCGCGTCACGGTCGCCTGA
- a CDS encoding cytochrome c, giving the protein MTMKRTVLLTLTLAAGIGAVTAAPIGYQNPDEVAAFKPGPNLDVVKNNCTACHSADYVNTQPPMKDRKAFWQAEVTKMIKVYGAPIDDADVGKIVDYLAATY; this is encoded by the coding sequence ATGACGATGAAGCGCACCGTTCTCCTCACGCTCACTCTCGCGGCCGGCATTGGCGCCGTCACCGCCGCCCCCATCGGCTACCAGAATCCGGACGAGGTCGCCGCCTTCAAGCCCGGCCCCAATCTCGACGTGGTCAAGAACAACTGCACGGCCTGCCACTCGGCCGACTACGTCAACACCCAGCCACCGATGAAGGACAGGAAAGCCTTCTGGCAGGCCGAGGTGACCAAGATGATCAAGGTCTACGGCGCGCCGATCGACGATGCCGATGTCGGCAAGATCGTCGACTATCTCGCCGCGACCTATTGA
- a CDS encoding cold-shock protein: MPKGTVKWFNPTKGYGFIQPASGGKDVFVHISAVQKAGLSTLNEGQTVEYEEIANRGKTSAENLKV, translated from the coding sequence ATGCCCAAAGGTACGGTCAAGTGGTTCAACCCGACGAAGGGTTATGGATTCATCCAGCCTGCGTCGGGAGGCAAGGATGTGTTCGTGCATATCTCGGCAGTGCAGAAAGCCGGTCTGTCCACCCTGAACGAGGGTCAGACGGTGGAATATGAAGAGATCGCAAACCGGGGCAAGACGTCCGCAGAAAACCTCAAGGTATAA
- a CDS encoding Lrp/AsnC ligand binding domain-containing protein: MDLDKIDRRILGILQQDGRIANVELAERIGLSPTSIGERLKRLQREGFVEGYGARLNPHRLGLGLLVFVEVLLDKTTPDNFERFARAVKLAPEVLECHMVAGGFDYLVKARLSDMAAYRRFLGETLLSMPGVRETRTYAVMEEIKRDAPLPVG; the protein is encoded by the coding sequence ATGGATCTTGATAAAATCGACCGGAGAATCCTTGGGATTCTTCAGCAGGATGGGCGAATCGCCAATGTCGAGCTGGCCGAGCGCATTGGCCTGTCGCCGACCTCGATCGGCGAGCGGCTGAAGCGGCTCCAGCGCGAGGGGTTTGTTGAAGGCTATGGCGCACGGCTCAATCCGCACCGCCTCGGGCTCGGCCTTCTGGTGTTCGTCGAGGTGCTCCTCGACAAGACCACGCCGGACAATTTCGAGCGGTTCGCGCGCGCGGTGAAGCTCGCGCCCGAAGTGCTCGAGTGTCACATGGTTGCCGGCGGCTTCGACTATCTCGTGAAGGCGCGCCTTTCCGACATGGCCGCGTATCGCCGCTTTCTCGGCGAGACCTTGCTGTCGATGCCGGGCGTGCGCGAGACGCGCACCTATGCGGTGATGGAGGAGATCAAGCGCGACGCACCTTTGCCGGTCGGCTGA